One genomic region from Vannielia litorea encodes:
- a CDS encoding flagellar biosynthesis protein FlhB, with protein sequence MAGQSDEGEKQHEPTQKRLEDARKKGEVPRSTDITTATAYGGLLLAMLTAGASSVGALGTTGSQLLAQADRLAPLMTGPGYATLSGGLLAQVATAIAPWFAIPALVCLLSLIAQRAVTFAPEKIQFKLSRISPLSNAKNKFGRGGLFEFFKSFLKLTIISVVLFAYLDRRLPDMLSATALEPGQVGALLGRLCLDFLLIVTAIMAAIATVDFMWQRAEHMRKNRMSHQELKDEHKESEGDPYIRQQRRQKAIEIASAQMMGEVPKADVIVVNPQHYAVALKWSRESVGAPVCVAKGVDEVAARIREKAQEAGVPIHRDPPTARALFGTVQIGEEIRPEHYAPVAAAIRFSEAMRRKARASYARRRSP encoded by the coding sequence ATGGCCGGGCAGAGCGACGAAGGCGAAAAGCAACACGAGCCGACCCAGAAGCGGCTGGAGGACGCCCGCAAGAAGGGCGAAGTTCCGCGCTCGACCGATATCACCACCGCCACTGCCTATGGCGGGCTCCTGCTGGCCATGCTCACCGCCGGGGCCTCCAGCGTGGGCGCGCTCGGCACCACCGGCAGCCAGCTCCTCGCCCAGGCCGACCGTCTCGCCCCGCTGATGACCGGGCCGGGCTATGCCACCCTCTCCGGCGGGCTGCTGGCACAGGTCGCCACAGCCATCGCCCCGTGGTTCGCCATCCCCGCGCTCGTCTGTTTGCTCTCGCTCATTGCCCAGCGCGCGGTGACCTTCGCGCCCGAGAAGATCCAGTTCAAGCTCAGCCGCATCTCGCCGCTCTCCAACGCCAAGAACAAGTTCGGCCGCGGCGGGCTCTTCGAGTTCTTCAAGAGCTTCCTCAAGCTCACCATCATCTCGGTCGTGCTCTTCGCCTACCTCGACCGCCGCCTGCCCGACATGCTCTCGGCCACCGCGCTGGAGCCGGGGCAGGTCGGGGCGCTGCTGGGGCGGCTCTGCCTCGATTTCCTGCTCATCGTCACGGCCATCATGGCCGCCATCGCCACGGTGGATTTCATGTGGCAGCGGGCCGAGCACATGCGCAAAAACCGGATGAGCCACCAAGAGCTGAAGGACGAACACAAGGAGAGCGAGGGCGATCCTTACATCCGCCAGCAGCGCCGCCAGAAGGCCATCGAAATCGCCTCGGCGCAGATGATGGGCGAGGTGCCCAAGGCCGATGTCATCGTGGTGAACCCGCAACACTATGCAGTCGCCCTGAAGTGGAGCCGCGAGTCTGTGGGGGCGCCGGTCTGCGTGGCCAAGGGGGTGGATGAGGTCGCCGCGCGGATACGCGAAAAGGCGCAGGAGGCAGGCGTACCGATCCACCGCGATCCGCCCACCGCGCGGGCGCTCTTCGGCACCGTCCAGATCGGGGAGGAGATCCGCCCCGAGCATTATGCCCCGGTCGCAGCCGCCATCCGCTTCTCCGAGGCGATGCGCCGCAAGGCGCGGGCCAGCTATGCCCGCAGGCGCAGCCCATGA
- a CDS encoding GNAT family N-acetyltransferase, with protein MREIEVTVGDPRHPEATALLKQSHALMERLFPPEDNFFLDIDALAGPDIVFFVAQDVGRVVGTGALAVKAGYGEVKSMFTDEAARGRGVAGKVLAAIEAEARARGLGWLRLETGNLLEAAHRVYRAAGFTERGPFGDYPDAASSLFMEKRLS; from the coding sequence ATGCGCGAAATCGAGGTGACGGTCGGAGACCCTCGGCACCCGGAGGCGACCGCTCTGCTGAAGCAGAGCCACGCACTGATGGAACGGCTGTTTCCGCCGGAGGATAACTTCTTTCTCGACATCGACGCGCTTGCCGGTCCGGACATCGTGTTTTTTGTCGCGCAGGACGTGGGCCGGGTGGTGGGCACCGGAGCGCTGGCGGTTAAGGCGGGCTACGGCGAGGTGAAATCGATGTTCACCGACGAGGCGGCGCGGGGGCGCGGGGTGGCCGGGAAGGTGCTTGCGGCGATCGAGGCGGAGGCGCGCGCGCGCGGGCTGGGCTGGCTGCGGCTGGAGACTGGCAACCTGCTGGAGGCGGCGCATAGGGTGTATCGGGCGGCGGGGTTTACGGAGCGTGGGCCGTTCGGCGACTACCCCGATGCGGCCTCCTCGCTCTTCATGGAAAAGCGGCTCTCATAG
- a CDS encoding flagellar biosynthetic protein FliR gives MIEALAQLLGFSQAAIVTGFTVFLRVGAAMMMIPAFGEAGVPARIRLAAALAFTAIVAPMVEVPQSASLTDIALSLTLVSETAIGLIFGFGLRLFVYALQVAGSMAAQSTSLAQIFGASKDVDPQPAIGHLLVVSGLALAAMSGLHVQIAMGFVQSFEVLPVGAVIGAGEAMDWGVERIGASFGMAFSLASPFIIAALIYNIALGVINRAMPQLMVAFVGAPAITAGGLILLFFSAPYLLSLWLDTLQRYLAVPLGG, from the coding sequence ATGATCGAGGCCCTTGCCCAGCTTCTCGGCTTCTCCCAAGCCGCCATTGTGACCGGCTTCACCGTCTTCCTCCGGGTCGGCGCGGCGATGATGATGATCCCGGCCTTCGGCGAGGCCGGGGTGCCCGCCCGCATCCGCCTCGCCGCAGCGCTGGCCTTCACTGCCATCGTCGCGCCCATGGTCGAGGTACCGCAATCCGCGTCGCTCACCGACATCGCCCTCTCGCTTACCCTCGTCAGCGAAACCGCCATCGGACTGATCTTCGGCTTCGGGCTGCGGCTCTTTGTCTATGCGCTCCAGGTTGCGGGCTCTATGGCGGCGCAATCCACCTCTCTCGCCCAGATTTTCGGCGCCTCCAAGGATGTGGATCCGCAGCCGGCCATCGGCCACCTGCTGGTGGTCTCGGGCCTCGCGCTCGCCGCCATGTCGGGCCTGCATGTGCAGATAGCGATGGGCTTCGTCCAGAGCTTTGAAGTGCTGCCAGTGGGCGCGGTCATCGGTGCGGGCGAGGCGATGGACTGGGGCGTGGAGCGCATCGGCGCGTCCTTCGGCATGGCCTTCTCGCTCGCCTCCCCCTTCATCATCGCCGCGCTGATCTACAACATCGCCCTCGGGGTGATTAACCGCGCCATGCCCCAGCTCATGGTGGCCTTCGTCGGCGCGCCCGCCATCACCGCAGGCGGGCTCATCCTGCTGTTCTTCTCCGCGCCCTACCTGCTCTCCCTCTGGCTGGACACGCTGCAGCGCTACCTCGCCGTCCCGCTCGGAGGGTAA
- the flhA gene encoding flagellar biosynthesis protein FlhA produces the protein MALGKADLFKPTILLALALMGVITMMILPMPSWVLDIGLAGSFALAILIFTVTLFIERPLDFSSFPTILLASLMLRLSLNVSSTKLIIGEGHTGTRAAGSVIEGFAMFVMGGSVFLGLVVFGVLMIVNFMVITKGAARMAEVGARFALDGMPGKQLAIDSDMSAGAIDHAEAKARRELEQAETTFFGSLDGASKFVKGDAVAGLLITLLNLVMGLIMGAAVHGLPLAEAFQTYAILTVGDGLVTQIPAVIISIASALLLARGGEKGATDLALVGQLGKHPAAIATVAVLMALFGLVPGLPMLPFFAGAVTLGIFAWRRQSVLRAEAIAAAQPAPEAAKPARKSIGDMLDLDDIHVEFAPDLVAMVLDPATGLDARIENMRAHVAGAYGLILPEIRLTDNAALKPQTYAIRIHGVTQATNTLHPDRVLALAGDTPELLPPGEDCNEPVYGAPARWISENAREEAALQGSTVVTSAEVLATHLLEVLKRNFARLLTLKALRRLLEELSNLSDPVRAEANRRLIDELVPDKVPTELLLAVMRLLLDEQVSVRNLPLILEAISEARGTYSAPEAICEHVRQRLGFQLVSELRREDGTLPLLQLAPEWEEKFLAHQVDGGNGTEDIALPPEAFSKLATGVSEKLSHAAESGVSPALVTTSRRRRFLKTVLTAKGIGTPVLSFEEIGMDARPALMGVIAA, from the coding sequence ATGGCGCTCGGCAAGGCCGATCTCTTCAAGCCCACAATTCTGCTGGCGCTCGCATTGATGGGCGTCATCACCATGATGATCCTGCCCATGCCCTCATGGGTGCTCGACATCGGCCTTGCCGGCAGCTTCGCGCTCGCCATCCTGATCTTCACCGTCACCCTCTTCATCGAGCGCCCGCTGGACTTTTCGTCCTTCCCGACGATCCTGCTGGCCTCGCTCATGCTGCGCTTGTCGCTCAACGTCAGCTCGACCAAGCTGATCATCGGCGAGGGTCACACCGGCACCCGGGCAGCGGGCAGCGTGATCGAGGGTTTCGCCATGTTCGTCATGGGCGGCTCGGTGTTTCTGGGCCTCGTGGTCTTTGGCGTGCTGATGATCGTGAACTTCATGGTCATCACCAAGGGCGCCGCCCGCATGGCCGAGGTCGGCGCGCGGTTCGCGCTCGACGGCATGCCCGGCAAGCAGCTCGCCATCGATTCCGACATGTCCGCAGGCGCGATCGACCATGCCGAGGCCAAGGCGCGGCGCGAGCTGGAGCAGGCCGAAACTACCTTTTTCGGCTCGCTCGACGGTGCCTCGAAATTCGTGAAGGGCGATGCCGTGGCCGGGTTGCTGATCACCCTGCTGAACCTCGTGATGGGGCTCATCATGGGGGCCGCAGTTCATGGCCTCCCGCTGGCCGAAGCATTCCAGACCTATGCGATCCTCACCGTGGGTGACGGGCTCGTCACCCAGATCCCGGCGGTCATCATCTCCATCGCCTCCGCCCTGCTGCTGGCCCGGGGCGGCGAGAAGGGGGCGACCGACCTTGCCCTCGTGGGCCAGCTTGGCAAGCACCCGGCGGCGATTGCCACGGTCGCCGTGCTCATGGCGCTCTTCGGCCTCGTCCCCGGCCTTCCGATGCTGCCCTTCTTCGCGGGCGCGGTGACCCTCGGGATCTTCGCGTGGCGACGGCAAAGTGTGCTGCGGGCCGAGGCCATCGCCGCCGCGCAGCCCGCGCCGGAAGCCGCCAAACCGGCCCGAAAATCCATCGGCGACATGCTCGACCTCGACGATATCCACGTCGAGTTCGCGCCCGATCTGGTGGCCATGGTGCTCGACCCGGCCACCGGCCTCGACGCCCGGATCGAGAACATGCGCGCCCATGTGGCCGGGGCTTACGGGCTAATCCTTCCCGAGATCCGGCTGACGGATAACGCCGCGCTCAAGCCGCAGACCTACGCCATTCGCATCCACGGCGTGACCCAGGCCACCAATACGCTCCACCCCGACCGGGTGCTCGCGCTGGCCGGTGACACGCCCGAACTGCTGCCCCCCGGCGAAGATTGCAACGAGCCGGTCTATGGCGCCCCGGCCCGCTGGATCTCCGAAAATGCGCGGGAAGAGGCGGCGCTTCAGGGCTCCACCGTGGTCACCTCCGCCGAGGTGCTCGCCACCCACCTGCTGGAGGTCCTCAAGCGCAACTTCGCCCGGCTGCTCACCCTAAAGGCACTGCGGCGGTTGCTGGAGGAGCTATCCAACCTCTCAGATCCGGTCCGCGCCGAGGCCAACCGCCGCCTGATCGACGAGTTGGTGCCCGACAAGGTGCCAACCGAACTACTACTCGCCGTCATGCGGCTGCTGCTCGATGAGCAAGTCTCTGTCCGCAACCTGCCCCTTATTCTCGAGGCGATCTCGGAGGCGCGCGGCACTTATTCCGCCCCGGAGGCGATTTGCGAGCACGTCCGCCAGCGCCTCGGCTTCCAGCTGGTCTCCGAGCTGCGTCGGGAGGATGGCACCCTGCCGTTGCTGCAACTCGCCCCCGAATGGGAGGAAAAATTCCTTGCCCACCAAGTCGATGGCGGCAACGGCACCGAGGATATCGCCCTGCCGCCAGAGGCGTTCTCCAAGCTCGCAACCGGCGTCTCCGAAAAGCTATCCCACGCGGCCGAAAGCGGGGTCTCGCCCGCGCTGGTCACCACCTCCCGCCGTCGCCGCTTCCTGAAAACCGTGCTGACGGCCAAGGGCATCGGCACGCCGGTGCTCTCCTTCGAGGAAATCGGGATGGATGCGCGCCCGGCCCTGATGGGCGTCATCGCCGCATGA